The DNA sequence GTAAAGATAAAAACATCTGCGTAATTTAATCTCCCCCGGCGATTTACTCGCCCAAACCTTTGAACTAATCTATCAATTGGAGCCACATCTGTAAATAAAACATCAAAGTCAATATCAAGGGATACTTCAATCGCCTGGGTTCCGACAAGGATTTGAACACTTTCATTTTTTAAACTCTTTTCAATCCTTTCTCTATCAATTAAAGCAAATCTTGAATGAATAAGCTTGCTTTCCCCCCTCGCGAATTCTTTTAAAACATTGTAAATTTCCTGGGCTTTTTTAACTGTGTTACAAACAACAAGGACCCTTTTCCCATCCTCCAAAAATTTTTTAATCCGATCAACCCCATTTAAAATGCTATCATTTATAAGGTTAATCTTATGCCTTGAGATTTTACGCAACACCTCTTCCTCAGCAGTTATAAATGTTTCAATTTCAAGTTCTCTCTTAAAAACTTCACACAAAAATTTTGGGAAAGTTGCCGACATTACCAAAATTCTGGCTCCAAATTCGTACTTTAAGATTTTCAACGCTTCAATTAACAATCCTATTACCCTTGCATCGTATGAATGAACCTCATCAAGTATAACAATCCCGCCAGCCATTTCAGAAATTCCCATTTCAAATCCAGGTAAACCAAAGATTTCTCTTAAAAGTTGAAAATGCGTTATAATTTTAAATTGCTTATAAATTTTCTTGCTTAAATCAACAAATGCATTTGCAAATTTTTTGGCTTCATCTGGTGTATATTCCCTATCCCTAAAACTTTGATAAATGAAATATCCAGCTCTGTGATGTTTCATTCCAACGAGATCTTCACCAAAATACCTTACAAATCTTTTGAACATATCATTTATGCTTGCGGTATAAGGCAAAATATAAAAGACCCTTTTAGTTCTCCTATCATTTTGATTTTTTTCAACCCAGAACAGAGAAGCCTCTGTTTTCCCATATCCAGTTGGAGCAACTAAGATAATATCTTTATTTTTCATATCTTCGCTTTGCATTTTCAATTGCACATCAGTGAATTTTTCAAACCTGATAATCTCTGAAATTTCATTTTTCAATAATGGGATTTCCAAATTGCCAGACGATGCAAGGTAATCACAGCCAAGCACAAAGCCACGCATAAAAACATGTTTCAACCACACCACCCTGTCAATTCCCGATGATTTGCTATCCTCGTAAGATTTTACCGCAAAACTGAAAACATCTAAAAGTTCATCCAATGAATTTGGAATTTTAAAATTTGTTAATTTCTTTCCGATAAATTCCTCGCTCAAATCTGGAATTAATTTCATCATTTCAACAAGTTCATTAAAATTTTCCTCAATTTCACGCAACGCTTTTGTGTATCTTTCATAACCAGGTGAATTTTTACGATGTGTTGAATATTTACTTTTAAGTTCATCTATCTCTTTATGATGGCTTGCTATCCCAAGTGCTATTAACTTTTTAATTTCACTTTCATATTCAAGACATGCGACAAATCCAGCTGAAATTATCTCGTGTCTGTAACCCCACCTTTTACCCAACCTTAAACTTTCCTGAAAACCTTTTGCGGATTTGCCAAAATCATGAAGAAAAAGAGCATAAAAAACATAATCCCAAAAATTAGGCTCATTGATAAGTTTAGGAACATCGGGGAAAATTTTCATCATCTCTTTTAAGACCGTTAATACATCAAGCGTGTGCTCATAAAGTGTTTTTTCTGGCTCTGTTTTCGCAAGTATCTTCCACATGTAAGTTTCATTTCTCATTAGGTTTTAAAATTTTTTCTATTTCTCTTAGTAACTCTTCAAATTCTGAAACAACTTTGTCCGTATTAGCTACAATCCCCTCAGCTGCTGACTCAACAACATCACTTCCAGCAAAACCAAGTGTGCTCTTTAAGTAAATTGGAAATAGCATCCTTTCATCGTCATATAAAAGCCAAATAACAGAATACATAGTTGATATATTGTTCCGCCAATTATCTCCCTTAAATCTATCCATTGTATATATCAATATCCTAAACCTCAAACCCTTTGGAGCAATAAGAAGATTAAACATCTCCGATTTTCTAAACTTTTCCTTAACATGATAAACCAATCTACGACCGACAATATCTTCTGCATTATCAACTACTTCAACTTGAATTTGAGAGAATAATTGATCTTGAAATAAAACCAAAAAGAGCGAAAGCACAAAAAGAAGTTTAATTCTCCGTGCCATAGAAATATACCCCCCAATTTTTTTCTTTATCATAAAAAATTGGCTGATGTGAATACTGTATAAATTTGTTAACAATGATAAATGGTCTTCTTTGTCTCCCAACTCTTGGTCTTTCAAAGTCATATTCAAAGTAAAGTGGAAGAGACAATAACACGCCCCCAACACCTTTGAAATCAAATGGTACAACAGTGTGACCAAATCTAACTGGTTTACTCTTCTCAAGCACAACCTTTTTTATTTCTTCAACCTTTGCGAGCTCTTGTGTTCTGCCTAAAACCAGAGGAAATTCAGGATAAAGGAAATATCTTTCAAATTCGGAATTTAGAATGTAAATGTAAAGCTCTGGAAAAGTTAAAAATTCTCTTAACACGACATTTGATTTCGCTTCGTATTTCCGTTTTAGTGTCAATTCATAAATTAATTCAAGATCCTGACCTTTGCTTTCATAAAGAAAAACATATCCAAATTTAACCTCATCTGGAGTGACAATTTTACCACACGCGGATGAAATCAATCCTAAGACAGTGCTTGGCGGTGGAACTTCAAGTGTCGGTTGTACCCCTGAAACAAAATTTGGGTTTCTAAAAGAGGATACGATTCCACTTATTTTAACACGGATAACTTCCATAGCTTTGTTACGAAACTTTAGTTTTTAACTTATAAAAACCCGCGGGCTTCCAACTTCTATCCGACAACTTCTGCCATTGCTAACAATTAGTGAAGCAATCTAAAACCACTGTAAAGAAATGATGATAACGGATAACTGTGCCCGCGGGGGTCAATCACATATTTACAACTACATCGCCAACAAGCTCAGCAAATTTCTCAATCGCTTCTTTTGAGCTATAAATTTGAAGCCTTTTATCACCACCAAATATAAATCCACTGAACTCGCTACGGAAATTCTCATCAAATCCATCTAAAAATCCAGGCATTATCCCGACATATACATCAGATACAATTATACCCGCGTAATCAATTAATGTCTGCCTTAACCCCGCATAATTGAAATTAACTTTTCCATCTTTCTCGTAAGCAAGATTCATAAATATGTGATTCCCACCTCTTACAATTGCCATTATAATAAGCCTCGGTACGACATCCGTCAAATGTTGTGTTTGTTTCGCTCCACCAAAAAGATAAGCAAGCGAAAGAATCGTTTCCTTTGCTCTTTTAGCTCTTACATCCGATGGGAGAACATAAAGATCGCCAATTTTTCTAGCTCCTGATCTTTCAAGGGATTCTTTTAATTCCTCATCTCTTTCAAGCATATCTTCATCAAGATTCTTAAACCCAGCTTGACTTTTAACATAAAAAACCCCAACTCTTGAAAGATCAAGTGAGAAAATCCCCTGCAAAATTGTTGAATAGAATTCATGCTCATAAGGGACTGGATCGCCCTCTTGCCTTGCCATAACTCCATAATCTTGAACTGGCTCAACACTCAGCACAGATACAAGTGGTGAGCATTTCAATGGTGATACACGAGTAACCGTCTTATCTGCTCCTCGCTCCTTCACAGCTCTCATATACCCAAAAACATCATCATCGGGATATTTGAATGGATTTGCTTTCGTAAAGGCGATTTTCTCAGCTCTTTCTACTGGCGAAAGTTCCCAGCTGAAAATTTCCTGCAATGTCATCCTCCACCAATATCTCCATGCCTGAGCTGAAACATACGGATAAATCTCCCTACCTTTTCTTATTGCTTTAACACGAACGATATTTTCAGTTCTTTCGCTTGCATCCGTTCCAGCATTGTTTAATGCTGAATGTGGTGCGTCAATTAAAACATATCCTGCAACCATAAGCATGGCTGTTTTCACCTCCTGTAAATTTTATTTTTAAGTTTTACTCTGTTGGTTCTTCTACTTTCCTTTCAACAAGCCAGTTATGCAAAACCTCATAAATTCTAAATAACATCAAATCTCTAACCTCACTCCATCCCATTGCACCTTCAGGAAAAATTAAGTTGACATATTCATCAAACCTTAAAAGTGGTTCCCTTAATCCAGCCCGTATGCCATCTTTGATCAAAAATCTTAATACATTCCTAAACTCCGCATAATCCTTCGCCCTCTCAAGTTGCTCAAGCCGTTTAACAGAGTCAAGGCTCTGGATTAAATTTGCGATTCTGTCAGCAAATTCCCTTATTGTGTTAATTCTTTTTTCATCCATTTCTTTCACCTCCCTTAAATAAAATTTTAAAAGTTCCCAATTACCAAAAATTTCCCTTTTATCCTTGAAAAAATACCTTACTATACTTTCACCTCTTAGCAATCTCTCATAGACTTCGTTTCTTCTTCCACCAGAAGCCTTATTTACAATTTTTCTCCATTCATCATACGCTTCCGTTTGTTTAACATAAGCAAGAAACCTGAAGACCGGCGTTGGGACATCAAAGACTTCAACATATGGACTTTGACCGTAATTGCTAAAGTAATAAAATCTTATGGAGACATCTTCATCAATCCAGTTCTCATCGTACCTTATTACCATATCCTCAATGCTTTGGAAAAATGAATTCACTGGGTCATTGATATTATTTGAATAACAACCTGTAAAGTTATTCAGAGTAATTTGTTTATATAAGTTAGTCACACAATTTTTAGCCCAATATTTCATGACTTTCTCCGAGTTTGAATGAAGAAGCAAAAATTTGCCACCGCAATAATGAAGGAAAATTGGCATAAATTGAATAGCAAATAAGCACGCAGAACACATCTCAAGACCAAGCGAAGCCATAGGGAAGAAATTAACAAAATCACCAGAACCCGTTAGAGGCACAAGCTCTCTACCGATTCCGTATTTTCTTTCAACATTGCTTTTATTCCTTCTACCACAGGCAAAACATGTCCCAGCAGGCAAAGGTGCCCCTATATCAGATATCCAGCCTTCAAGAAATTTTCTGTAATAACTTTGACTACCAGATTTTTTATGCGTCACTGGATGATTCCCAGTGAAAATTGATTCCAACATCTTTTTCCACCCCGCTGTAAAGTAAACATCAATAAGTTTTGGATATAATTTTTCTAAATCAGCGAAGTCAACATCTTTAACCTCTTTCTCTGCTAATTCAGCGATGATATAAATTCCAGCATCAACAAATGGATTCCCTGTTATATCAAAAATTTTACCCATCATATCTTTGACCTGTTTTTATTTTTAAAACAATTCGGAGATTTTAAATACCCGCCTTGGATATTTACCACCTTTACCTTTATCATATCTTTTCACTTTCTTTTTTATATCTTTCAAAGCGTTCCGATTTTTATACACCGTTATTATTGTGTCATCAATTGGATTCATAATTAGGACAAGCCCTTCAATTTTTTCAGCTATTTCAGGATCAACATCATCCGGGATATCTTTTTTCCTGACGAAGACAAATTTTGCACCGCCGTTGTAAATTTTGATTCCATATTTAAGCGCCAGACCGATCAATTTTTCATTTATCCTTCTCATCTGGATTCTTTTTTGTGCATGCGTTGTAAACTTCAAGTTAGTTCACCTCCTTTAGTTTTTGTTTTTATGCATCGCACTCCTTCTTTCCAGTATCAACGACTTCATCCTCAATCTCAATGATCTTTATCTCTCCATCAAGCATCGCTACTCCAAGAAGTATAAGTATTATCGGGATTGGAAGTCCAAAAAGTGTCTTGATAACATTATTATTCATTTCATCTCCTTTAATTTGTTTTTAAATACCCCCACCCCCCGCCCGCCCTTATTTTCGTTCCCCTTTAATTATAGAGGTCAAATATTGTGCCAATTTTTTAACCCCTTAAAAATGCAGGGATTTTAAAGAGTATTACCCCCAATTAAAGGTTAGTGCCGATATATCGTCGCCGTTATATCGTCACCGCCTATATTTAGGCAGGATTATACCAAGTTTTTTCATCTTGCTTTGAAGGGTTGTCCTCTTAAGACCAAGAGCTTTTGCAGTCTTGGTGATATTGTAATTGTTTTCACGAAGTTTAAGCTCAATATATTTCTTCGCAAGTTCATCAAATGTTAAGTTTTTCCCGCTCGTAATTTTTTCAATTTCATCCTTAATAATTTGCTCCTGCGCTTTTATGTTTGATTCAAAATGTTCGGGCAAATTTGTTAAAATTTGTTCATCGTCATCAGCCATTGCAATCATGGCATCTATAACTCCTTCAAGTTCCCGAACATTTCCAAAACTCCAATCATACTCCAAAAACATATCCATTATCTCATCTGACACACCTTTGATATTTGTTTTTCCGTAAAGTTTAGAATACTTATTTATGAATTTTCCCACAAGCTCGGGTATATCATCTTTTCTCTCACGCAAAGGTGGAATTCTAACTTGATGTCTTGCTATCCTACTGTAAAAATCTCTCAAAACCTTCCCACTTTCAAGCCATTCATCAGGCTCTTGATTAAGCCCGATAATTATTCTTACATCTACCTTTTTTGTCGCCAAGCTTCCAACAGGCTGAATTTCACCGTTTTCAATAGCTCTTAGAAGTTTCGCTTGAAAAGCAAAATCAGTTTTATTTATTTCATCAAGAAACAGAACCCCACCATCGCATTCCTCAAAAATCCCTTTCTTGTCTTTTATTGCCCCCGTGAATGCACCCTTAACATGTCCGAAAAGTTCACTTTCAATGAGAGTCTCTGGAATAGAGGCACAATTGATTGCAAGATATTTTTTATCTTTTCTACTTCCAGAACGGTGAAACTCATTTGCAAATAATTCTTTCCCAGTTCCACTCTCACCAATGAGCAAAACAACTTTAACTTTATCGTTCTTTGCAAGTTTTCTTAACTTTTTAAGAGCTTTTTTAAATTCTTCATTTTCACCTATTATCTCAATTTCCTCTTCTCCAGGACCACTTACAACTGGTTTTTCAATGTTGGCGTAATTTTGAATTCGTTCAACAAGCTCTGTGTACGAAATTCCTTTCGGGAAGATATTAAAATATTTCTCCCCAAGCCTAAGGAAAGGTATCTCTGCAAGTGTTATTTCAATTTCATCTGTTGAAATTTTTCTTCCATTACTAAGCTCAATTTCAACTGGAATTTCCGGCTTGTAGAAAAACTTAGGGTTTCCTTCAACTTCAGGAGGTGAAACGAGGACATGATAGAGTTTGTCCTGTTTTCTGCCGACAAGCGTCATAGCAAGCGCTGCATAAACCGACATTGTTTTCCTTCCTCCAGCAACCGAGCAATGTATCACAACTTCAGGTCTATTTGCAAGTTTCCTTATCTCGTTGGTTATAAAATTTGCAGCGGATTCATTTTGGCTGTCATTCCTTATATCATCAACTTCGTTTCCATCCTTATCCTTTATAACTTTGATATTTCTTTCCACGAATCTTGTTTTCAATCCAATTTCATTACAAAACTTTTCAAACAAACCATTTAAAAGTGGCGGTATTCCTTTTTTAATATCGCCCTCACAAATTAATTTTTTCCCAAATCCTGTCGTTATAACAAAAACTTCATCAATATCCACACCTTTCTTTTTCTTCAAATACCAGAGCGTCTCGGTTAAAATTTGTGGCGTTGAACCAAGAACAGAAACAAGTATATTTTTCGGCGACCGCATTATTTTTCTCCCCTCCTTACTGTTTTACTGAATCTAAGAAGAAAGAACCACGGTTTGTTATCCTGATTCGGTATGGTTTTCTCGTTTCCTCATCCACTTCAATCTCAATAAGACCATAGACTTGTAATCGTTCAACCTCATCTTTAAATTCCTCCACGATTTTTTCATATTCAAATCCACTCCTCGGTTTTTTATCCGATAAAATTTCAAGCAATTTAACTTCTCTTCCCTTCGGCAGGTAGAAGATCTCTGGGAGAAACACAACATTTCTAAATTCTTCATTCATGTAATAAACTTTACATCCTGTCAAAAATCCAGCAAGGGCACACGCTATAACATGAGCTTTTAAACCACCGGTTGGATTTATAAAGACTTCATATCCTTGTTTCTTCTTCTCAATCGCAAGATAAATAAACCTATCAACCATATCAGAAACACCTTTAACGAATTCATCACCCGCATATTTTTCATCATATCTGCTTGCCTCAAGAAAATATCCAGAAAATGTGGGATTATCGTAAACCAAATATCCCTGTGATTTTAAAAACCTTTGAAGTGTTCTTACGCAAATTTCATTTGAATAAGTGTTCGTCCCAGATAAATAAACTTCAATTTCCCGTGGGTTTTTACCTTCAACAACTCTCAAGAAAGTGTTCATCTCAGCTGAATTTTCCTTTGGATTTGCTCTCAAAAAATCAAAAATTTCATTCATAAAATTGACATCGTCAATTTTTTCTCTCCAGAAATCGCTATCCATCTGCGAGATTTTGCCAAATTCAGATTTGCTTCTTTGAAAATTCGTGAGAAGTGAATTGCCGACATTGATTATGTGAAATTGCTTCATATTTTTTCACCTTTATTTATTTTTCATTCAAGAAATTTTACTTTAACCCAACCCATCGGATATTTCCCCTCAAATAGATTCCTTGTATTTCCCCACTTTCTGTTGTGTGGATTTCTAAAATTATTTATTGTAACCGCATAAACACCCGAAAAACGACCAACTCTAATCACGCATTCATTTTCATTTTGATTTACTCTAAATAAACTTCTCATCCTATCAATAATATCATGCATATCAAGGGCGAGTTTATAAAACTCTTGCTCTCGCTTAAATTCATCATTGTAAAACTCATTGCAACACTGAATTATGAAGTCTTTATTTAATTCCCTCGCTACACCTCTTACAGATGGTAGAAATTCATCAATTCTTATTTCACCTTCAAACTCAACTATTTTACCAGTATTAATTTGCCCCAAAAGCACTTCTTTTATCATTTGAATCCCAACCGTCGTAACTCTACCTTTCTTCTCGTCAACCCTTGCATTAAAAACCTCACCTATTGCCATGACATCGTTGCTTATAAAGACATCCGAAACCTTTAAAGTCCTAAACGGATCTTTAGATATATCAGGTTTAGGTTCATCCTTTCCCTTCCTTTGCGAGAGAGCCCCCATAGCCTCAAGTTCCCAAGAATTATTCCCTGGACTTTCCGGTGGTTTATATCCCTTGCTTTGTACTATGCTATCAATTATCGCAGTTCTTATTGCTCCCTTGATTGAACTTCCAGGAATATACGGTTTAAAATCATCTGTTGTCCTAACAAAAGGCGAAATCAAAAGTTGATTGTTTATGTTATTCAGGTTTCTTTTATATTTATCCGCTATATTCGGGAAAACCTTGATTTTATACTTTGAAAACTTCTCTTCGTTAAAATTTTCCACAATCAAATTTCTTAACCCAGTTATGTTGCCATCTTCAACAAAAGTATAAAATTTCCTGAGTTGTTCCTGATTTAAACTTGAGATCAACTCATCTACAATTATCCTATGAAACATTTCATTAACGATCACATAATCAAAGGGACTTAAATCTTGCCCCGCTCCAATGTGAACCGGTGTCAAAATTTGATACTTAACCTTATAAGTTTTCACATTGTCCATATCACACCTCCACTCTAACTTTTAAAGGAAAGGCGTAAGCAAATTGAACTATTTCTGGATTTGAATGAACATTGCTCACAATGCAACCGTAAAACTCCTTTACACTTCTTACTTTAAAAACGGAACCAGCTTTCATAAAGACAAGTGGTTTTTTAAAGGGATCAACTAAAGCAAAATAGTCACCAACTTTTGGATACTTGGTGAAAATTGAATACCATAGATTTTCAGCCTGACTTAAGTCATAATCCGTCGGGATAAAGTTTGAAATTGACATAAAAGCATTTGAATTTTCACTTTCTGGAAATTTATAATCCTCTTCAATTGATATAAATTTCAAACTTCCACGCCCCGTTGAAGCATCCGCTCCGAATCCTGTAAGTTCAATGTATGCTAAAATTTTCTCTAACTGTTCCCTGTTTAAAAAATTAGTTCTAACAGCAAACCACATCTTAAAACGCGACTCGTAGAATGTTTCTTCGGTTGCAAACAATTCTCCTGTTTCTCCAGTTGTAAAAGTTAACCGACTGATTTTGTTCCTCATTATATTGGTTGAGTGAATCCTCCCAAATTTATCTCTTTCCTTTTCTTCAGATTTAACTTCATCACTTAAAACTTGAAATAATTCGCTCCAACTTAACTTATCTTTTACCCTTTCAAAGTTTTCAAATTTTATCAATTCTTTTTTCTTTGCCCTCTTGAAAATCTCCCTCTCTTCAACTTTTTCAGTCCTTTCAATTTCAATTATAGGTGTTGGCAGATAACCTTCGGGGAAAGCGTTTGAAACAAGTGTTGGTTCACCATTTTTATTTGCCTCAATAAATTCTTTGCCAAATTTCTCACCCCATATACGAAAACACGCCCAAGCAAAATAGCCCCAAATTGTATCCGACTGAAGTGGGGTGATAATTGGACTTCTAATTTGAAAGTTTATTTTATATGTTTTCATGACACTTCAACTTCTATTTTTAACTCTTCCGGGGAATAACTTTTTATTTCAACATCTTCAAATTTAATTTTTCCGCTTCCCCTGCTCCCATATCCACCGAGACAATCAAGCTCAAGAAGTTTCATTCCCCGCATGATCGTCTCCTCAAAAAGTTTTTCATCCGTTTCGCCACCATCCCCAGTATCAAAGACACGATATACCACTTCAAATGCAAATTTAACCCCTGGTACAACTCTTTCAAGTTTTCTTGGAACTGCCTTTGCCGTGATCCGATTTAAAGCATTTTCGGTTTTCTCCTCAACTATATCATAAACCGTAAGCCCCTTTTCCTGCATTTCCCTTCTGTATTCATCATCAATAAAAGCATCTCTAAATATAACCCTTGTTGGACCACGTCTTTTAGCAACTTCCTCCTGCTTATCTGGCGAAGCGCCAAATACTCTACAAATTGGACATTTTTCATCATCGCACTTATGAACTTCACCATTATTATTAACTTTATTAAAGGATAACTCAAGTAAACTTCTAATCTTCCCCTTTAGCGATGAACCAGGAATATATGGCTCATTTGTCAACGGATGTTTTAATACGGGATTATCCATTCCACCAATTTCAATAATATCACTGCTCCCTCCAATATGAAGCCCTGTTAAAACATTAATTTTTCCCGTTATAACTATATATTTTACAAGTTTCATGGTTTTAAACCTCCATTTTTTTGTTTTACTTAATCAAATCTTTCAACTTTTCCATAATAATAACCAACAACAGCTTCAAAATGCTTGACAAAACCCTCAAGGAAATCCGTTTCATCCTTCACCTCGTCTACACATTTAGAGATAAAATTAACAAACTCCTGTGGAACAAGCTTGCGTCCTTTCTGGTAATGCACTTTTGCCTTAAGCATTCTAATCAAAGGTTTAACCCTTTCAAAACCCTCCCCTTCAACTCTGTCAGCAAGTCCCCTGACCTCGTTGTAAAACTTCCTTAACTGCGAACTTTTCAACTCAGGATTCTTCGGGTTATTCCCGATGAACTTCTCTGCCCATTTTTGAGCCTCATTTGTCAACATCTCTTCCTTGATCACCCACTTTCCATCGCTTGTTTTTCTCAGAAAATATCTTTCTTCCATTTTTAATCTCCTCCTTTTAGTTTTTTACCCCTATATTTGTAGAGAACATAGAAAATTGGAATGTTAAGTGTAAGCCAAAGTTTTTTATACTCTTCCTTTAAATTATTCTCCACAAGCTCAAATAATTTTTCCATCTCTTCTCGCCCTTTAACAATTTTCCCATTTTTCCTCTCAATAAGATTTCTTGCCACATCATATTTTAAAAGGTATGTAAACCTCAAACCATTGGGGTCCCTATTTTCGTAATATTCCCTTGCCATCATCTGATATTTTAGTAATCTATGCATAAATGTCGTCTTAACCTTTGATTCCTTTGAGGTAAGCCACTTCTCAAAATAGTTTCTCCATTCCCAAAGCTTCGGCAAAAATTCCCACCTTATAGTTGTATTAAAGATCGTTAAACTATCTTTACTCTTTGCCCCATCTTTATTTTGCTTTGATTTCTCAAGAAACTCATCCGCCATTAAAATACCTCTGTTGATTGGATATTTGGGTCCGATAAGAGCAATTCCAGCACTTAAAGTTATATTTTTATTCCATGTTGTAAATTCTCTAAATTTTCCATAAACCTCCTCTGCAACTTGAATTATTTCTTTCCATTCTCCAACAAGGACGAGATCGTCTCCGCCTGAGTAAATCACATATATATTTCTATATTTTGTTTCCAGCAGGTGATTTAGATAACCAGCAAAATAAAAATCAAAACTTCGGCTTAGTGTCACATACTTTGAAATACTTAAATTTTTCGCAAATTTCCCCGAAAAAATTTGTCCGAGATTATCAACATCTGCTTTCAAAATCCCGATCATCGCTTTGCCTTCTTTTTCAATCTTTCCATTCTCACTATAAATAACCCCAAGCTCTGCAAGCTCCCCGAATGTTTTCACCCTGCCCAGAGCGTCTTTAAATGTCTGCTCAATCTCGTGGACATAGTCAAAGATAATCTCATCTTCCTTTCTCCATACAGGGACATAATTAGCCAAAAACTTTACAGGATAAACAAACCCTTCTTCCCTTTTAAAAAGCTCAAGATAATAATAATCGCTTGTGATGTTTATCTCTTTTATTTTATGCAGATTAAGGTAAACATTCCCAAAAAGTTTTATATTTCTTCCTGTGTTTGAAGGATTATTCGCAGTATATGAAATTGCATCTACCTCTGTTAACCATTTTCCAAGCGCTTGAAATGTTTTACATTGCTTACATATTTCCACAGCTTTACCCGTTTCGTCTGGTATAGTTTCAACTGCTGGATTTTCACCGCAAAATTTACAATGTCCATTTTTTCTCAATTCATCGTACAATCTATCAAGAATAAAACTCTGCCCGCTTTTGAGAACCTCAAGAAATTTCTTTCTCTTTTTTCTCTCCGCCGAAATTTGAATTGACCCAAGCACATTCTCAAAATTACCCATCATCAACTCACTGCCCGAAACCTCAACATCATAGGTAATGTTAAGCGAAATTTTGGCGTTGAATTCATCAAATAGCCAATTGGCAATTTCAATTTCTATTTCCCTCAGCTTATATTTTACATCTTCAAGATTTGGGGCAAGAACTATAAAACGACCACCTGCATTCATAATTACCGAAACAGGCGCCAATCCAAGTTTATCAAGAACATAATGAACCGCCGCTTCACCAATTGCTTGTAAATAAAACGAC is a window from the Candidatus Kryptobacter tengchongensis genome containing:
- a CDS encoding CRISPR-associated helicase, Cas3 family, whose protein sequence is MRNETYMWKILAKTEPEKTLYEHTLDVLTVLKEMMKIFPDVPKLINEPNFWDYVFYALFLHDFGKSAKGFQESLRLGKRWGYRHEIISAGFVACLEYESEIKKLIALGIASHHKEIDELKSKYSTHRKNSPGYERYTKALREIEENFNELVEMMKLIPDLSEEFIGKKLTNFKIPNSLDELLDVFSFAVKSYEDSKSSGIDRVVWLKHVFMRGFVLGCDYLASSGNLEIPLLKNEISEIIRFEKFTDVQLKMQSEDMKNKDIILVAPTGYGKTEASLFWVEKNQNDRRTKRVFYILPYTASINDMFKRFVRYFGEDLVGMKHHRAGYFIYQSFRDREYTPDEAKKFANAFVDLSKKIYKQFKIITHFQLLREIFGLPGFEMGISEMAGGIVILDEVHSYDARVIGLLIEALKILKYEFGARILVMSATFPKFLCEVFKRELEIETFITAEEEVLRKISRHKINLINDSILNGVDRIKKFLEDGKRVLVVCNTVKKAQEIYNVLKEFARGESKLIHSRFALIDRERIEKSLKNESVQILVGTQAIEVSLDIDFDVLFTDVAPIDRLVQRFGRVNRRGRLNYADVFIFTGYLDDDLKIYDKELLDRTISELLKVQRINEVDILNLIESVYADGFTQKQSKIFNETRESFLRLRKEIYPMLSNKIADEDLHRLIGSIEIVPSCYENDYLKMRESGNYFEVVKFFMPLAYPQFFKLHRNGQIYQHSHTLFCLAGYDKELGLLVDEFETNILE
- a CDS encoding CRISPR-associated protein Cas5t — protein: MEVIRVKISGIVSSFRNPNFVSGVQPTLEVPPPSTVLGLISSACGKIVTPDEVKFGYVFLYESKGQDLELIYELTLKRKYEAKSNVVLREFLTFPELYIYILNSEFERYFLYPEFPLVLGRTQELAKVEEIKKVVLEKSKPVRFGHTVVPFDFKGVGGVLLSLPLYFEYDFERPRVGRQRRPFIIVNKFIQYSHQPIFYDKEKNWGVYFYGTEN
- a CDS encoding CRISPR-associated autoregulator, Cst2 family; translated protein: MLMVAGYVLIDAPHSALNNAGTDASERTENIVRVKAIRKGREIYPYVSAQAWRYWWRMTLQEIFSWELSPVERAEKIAFTKANPFKYPDDDVFGYMRAVKERGADKTVTRVSPLKCSPLVSVLSVEPVQDYGVMARQEGDPVPYEHEFYSTILQGIFSLDLSRVGVFYVKSQAGFKNLDEDMLERDEELKESLERSGARKIGDLYVLPSDVRAKRAKETILSLAYLFGGAKQTQHLTDVVPRLIIMAIVRGGNHIFMNLAYEKDGKVNFNYAGLRQTLIDYAGIIVSDVYVGIMPGFLDGFDENFRSEFSGFIFGGDKRLQIYSSKEAIEKFAELVGDVVVNM
- a CDS encoding CRISPR-associated protein, Cst1 family encodes the protein MMGKIFDITGNPFVDAGIYIIAELAEKEVKDVDFADLEKLYPKLIDVYFTAGWKKMLESIFTGNHPVTHKKSGSQSYYRKFLEGWISDIGAPLPAGTCFACGRRNKSNVERKYGIGRELVPLTGSGDFVNFFPMASLGLEMCSACLFAIQFMPIFLHYCGGKFLLLHSNSEKVMKYWAKNCVTNLYKQITLNNFTGCYSNNINDPVNSFFQSIEDMVIRYDENWIDEDVSIRFYYFSNYGQSPYVEVFDVPTPVFRFLAYVKQTEAYDEWRKIVNKASGGRRNEVYERLLRGESIVRYFFKDKREIFGNWELLKFYLREVKEMDEKRINTIREFADRIANLIQSLDSVKRLEQLERAKDYAEFRNVLRFLIKDGIRAGLREPLLRFDEYVNLIFPEGAMGWSEVRDLMLFRIYEVLHNWLVERKVEEPTE
- a CDS encoding CRISPR-associated protein, NE0113 family, whose product is MRSPKNILVSVLGSTPQILTETLWYLKKKKGVDIDEVFVITTGFGKKLICEGDIKKGIPPLLNGLFEKFCNEIGLKTRFVERNIKVIKDKDGNEVDDIRNDSQNESAANFITNEIRKLANRPEVVIHCSVAGGRKTMSVYAALAMTLVGRKQDKLYHVLVSPPEVEGNPKFFYKPEIPVEIELSNGRKISTDEIEITLAEIPFLRLGEKYFNIFPKGISYTELVERIQNYANIEKPVVSGPGEEEIEIIGENEEFKKALKKLRKLAKNDKVKVVLLIGESGTGKELFANEFHRSGSRKDKKYLAINCASIPETLIESELFGHVKGAFTGAIKDKKGIFEECDGGVLFLDEINKTDFAFQAKLLRAIENGEIQPVGSLATKKVDVRIIIGLNQEPDEWLESGKVLRDFYSRIARHQVRIPPLRERKDDIPELVGKFINKYSKLYGKTNIKGVSDEIMDMFLEYDWSFGNVRELEGVIDAMIAMADDDEQILTNLPEHFESNIKAQEQIIKDEIEKITSGKNLTFDELAKKYIELKLRENNYNITKTAKALGLKRTTLQSKMKKLGIILPKYRR